A window from Cygnus olor isolate bCygOlo1 chromosome 13, bCygOlo1.pri.v2, whole genome shotgun sequence encodes these proteins:
- the LOC121077095 gene encoding probable G-protein coupled receptor 83 isoform X1 gives MPHSLLHSYGPQMRGFLEEFDHYSSLVKLMSVYQATNRTTFNWTDSRIVEWEKFAELAKYEPESQKPTVKALLIVAYSVIIIMSLFGNMLVCHVVLKNKRMHSATSLFIVNLAVSDIMITLLNTPFTLVRFVNSTWVFGKAMCHISRFVQYCSLHVSTLTLTAIALDRHQVILNPLKQRMSLTKGALSISVIWLMATCFSLPHAIYQKLFQYNYREATVRSLCVPDFPEPAELVWKYLDLSTFLLLYLLPLLIITVTYTRLAKKLWLRNAIGDITTQQYITHHKNKKKSIKMLMLVVVVFAVCWFPLNCYVVLISSLGIKTKNSLYFALHWFAMSSTCYNPFIYCWLNESFRSELKSLLCMCQKVPPPRDNVLPPVITSCREAWMEQARCRKGPSSQTICSTVNVQTANTDL, from the exons ATGCCTCACTCCCTGCTTCATTCGTACGGGCCACAGATGAGGGGTTTTCTTGAGGAGTTTGACCATTACTCTTCCTTGGTCAAACTCATGTCAGTCTACCAAGCAACTAACAGGACCACCTTCAATTGGACAGACAGCCGCATTGTGGAGTGGGAGAAATTTGCTGAGCTGGCTAAATATGAGCCAGAGTCCCAGAAGCCAACAGTGAAGGCTCTCCTTATCGTGGCATACTCGGTGATTATCATCATGTCTCTCTTTGGGAACATGCTGGTGTGCCACGTGGTGCTGAAGAACAAGAGGATGCACTCAGCCACCAGCCTCTTCATTGTCAATCTTGCGGTCTCTGACATTATGATCACGCTGCTCAACACGCCTTTTACCTTG GTTCGGTTTGTGAACAGCACGTGGGTCTTTGGGAAGGCCATGTGCCACATCAGCCGCTTTGTGCAGTACTGCTCGCTCCACGTTTCCACGCTGACTCTAACAGCCATCGCCCTGGACAGGCACCAG GTCATTCTGAACCCACTAAAGCAAAGGATGTCACTAACAAAAGGAGCGCTGAGCATTTCTGTTATCTGGCTGATGGCAACCTGTTTCTCCCTGCCACATGCCATCTATCAAAAGCTTTTCCAGTATAACTACAG ggAAGCCACTGTCCGGAGCTTGTGCGTCCCCGATTTTCCTGAGCCTGCAGAACTGGTCTGGAAGTATCTGGACCTGTCtacctttcttctcctctacctcctgcccctgctcatCATCACTGTCACCTACACACGCCTGGCTAAGAAGCTGTGGCTCCGCAATGCCATTGGAGACATCACCACGCAGCAGTATATCACCCAccacaagaacaagaagaagagCATCAAGATGCTGATGCTAGTGGTAGTGGTCTTTGCCGTCTGCTGGTTCCCTCTCAACTGCTACGTGGTGCTCATCTCCAGCCTAGGCATCAAGACGAAGAACTCCCTCTATTTTGCCCTGCACTGGTTTGCCATGAGCAGCACCTGCTACAATCCTTTCATCTACTGCTGGCTGAACGAGAGCTTCCGCTCAGAGCTCAAGTCCCTGCTCTGCATGTGCCAGAAGGTACCTCCACCTCGGGACAACGTGCTGCCGCCCGTTATCACGTCCTGCCGAGAGGCATGGATGGAGCAGGCCAGGTGCAGGAAGGGACCTTCCTCCCAGACCATTTGCTCCACTGTCAACGTCCAGACAGCCAACACCGATCTGTGA
- the LOC121077095 gene encoding probable G-protein coupled receptor 83 isoform X3, translating into MSLFGNMLVCHVVLKNKRMHSATSLFIVNLAVSDIMITLLNTPFTLVRFVNSTWVFGKAMCHISRFVQYCSLHVSTLTLTAIALDRHQVILNPLKQRMSLTKGALSISVIWLMATCFSLPHAIYQKLFQYNYREATVRSLCVPDFPEPAELVWKYLDLSTFLLLYLLPLLIITVTYTRLAKKLWLRNAIGDITTQQYITHHKNKKKSIKMLMLVVVVFAVCWFPLNCYVVLISSLGIKTKNSLYFALHWFAMSSTCYNPFIYCWLNESFRSELKSLLCMCQKVPPPRDNVLPPVITSCREAWMEQARCRKGPSSQTICSTVNVQTANTDL; encoded by the exons ATGTCTCTCTTTGGGAACATGCTGGTGTGCCACGTGGTGCTGAAGAACAAGAGGATGCACTCAGCCACCAGCCTCTTCATTGTCAATCTTGCGGTCTCTGACATTATGATCACGCTGCTCAACACGCCTTTTACCTTG GTTCGGTTTGTGAACAGCACGTGGGTCTTTGGGAAGGCCATGTGCCACATCAGCCGCTTTGTGCAGTACTGCTCGCTCCACGTTTCCACGCTGACTCTAACAGCCATCGCCCTGGACAGGCACCAG GTCATTCTGAACCCACTAAAGCAAAGGATGTCACTAACAAAAGGAGCGCTGAGCATTTCTGTTATCTGGCTGATGGCAACCTGTTTCTCCCTGCCACATGCCATCTATCAAAAGCTTTTCCAGTATAACTACAG ggAAGCCACTGTCCGGAGCTTGTGCGTCCCCGATTTTCCTGAGCCTGCAGAACTGGTCTGGAAGTATCTGGACCTGTCtacctttcttctcctctacctcctgcccctgctcatCATCACTGTCACCTACACACGCCTGGCTAAGAAGCTGTGGCTCCGCAATGCCATTGGAGACATCACCACGCAGCAGTATATCACCCAccacaagaacaagaagaagagCATCAAGATGCTGATGCTAGTGGTAGTGGTCTTTGCCGTCTGCTGGTTCCCTCTCAACTGCTACGTGGTGCTCATCTCCAGCCTAGGCATCAAGACGAAGAACTCCCTCTATTTTGCCCTGCACTGGTTTGCCATGAGCAGCACCTGCTACAATCCTTTCATCTACTGCTGGCTGAACGAGAGCTTCCGCTCAGAGCTCAAGTCCCTGCTCTGCATGTGCCAGAAGGTACCTCCACCTCGGGACAACGTGCTGCCGCCCGTTATCACGTCCTGCCGAGAGGCATGGATGGAGCAGGCCAGGTGCAGGAAGGGACCTTCCTCCCAGACCATTTGCTCCACTGTCAACGTCCAGACAGCCAACACCGATCTGTGA